A genome region from Macaca nemestrina isolate mMacNem1 chromosome 20, mMacNem.hap1, whole genome shotgun sequence includes the following:
- the LOC105495366 gene encoding LOW QUALITY PROTEIN: mitochondrial import inner membrane translocase subunit TIM50 (The sequence of the model RefSeq protein was modified relative to this genomic sequence to represent the inferred CDS: deleted 3 bases in 2 codons), whose translation MASALPLGNECDPFPRCVLCRGGGALQGPAGRGPDDFGSQLAPPEAARRMVRGKRACSNPPDDFGLSRASVHPPRLRASIGCSSGPGRVKRERVGGAAWRQRKMAASAALCSRLRSGLRLGSRGLCTRLATPPPRAPDQAAEIGSRGGTKAQGPQQQPGSEGPSYAKKVALWLAGLLGAGGTVSVVYIFGNNTVDENGAKIPDEFDNDPILVQQLRRTYKYFKDYRQMIIEPTSPCLLPDPLQEPYYQPPYTLVLELTGVLLHPEWSLATGWRFKKRPGIETLFQQLAPLYEIVIFTSETGMTAFPLIDSVDPHGFISYRLFRDATRYMDGHHVKDISCLNRDPARVVVVDCKKEAFRLQPYNGVALRPWDGNSDDRVLLDLSAFLKTIALNGVEDVRTVLEHYALEDDPLAAFKQRQSRLEQEEQQRLAELSKSNKQNLFLGSLTSRLWPRSRQP comes from the exons ATGGCCTCAGCTTTACCTCTGGGCAATGAGTGTGATCCCTTCCCTCGCTGCGTCCTTTGCAGGGGCGGTGGCGCTCTGCAAGGCCCA GCGGGGCGTGGTCCAGATGACTTTGGATCCCAGTTG GCCCCCCCAGAGGCAGCCAGGAGAATGGTTAGAGGCAAGCGGGCCTGCAGCAATCCGCCCGATGACTTTGGTCTCTCTCGGGCTTCCGTCCACCCGCCCCGCCTCCGCGCTTCCATTGGCTGTAGCTCCGGCCCGGGGCGGGTGAAAAGGGAGCGAGTGGGCGGGGCCGCGTGGCGTCAGCGCAAGATGGCGGCCTCGGCAGCACTGTGCTCGAGATTGCGGAGCGGGCTCCGGCTCGGCTCGCGGGGACTGTGCACGAGGTTGGCGACGCCGCCCCCCCGGGCCCCAGATCAG GCCGCAGAGATCGGGAGCCGCGGGGGCACTAAGGCACAAGGGCCACAGCAGCAGCCGGGTTCAGAGGGTCCCAGCTATGCCAAAAAAGTTGCGCTCTGGCTTGCTGGGCTGCTTGGAGCTGGTGGGACCGTGAGCGTCGTCTATATCTTTG GAAACAACACAGTGGACGAAAATGGTGCCAAG attcctGATGAGTTTGACAATG ATCCAATTCTGGTACAGCAGTTGCGCCGGACatacaaatatttcaaagattATAGACAG ATGATCATCGAGCCCACCAGCCCTTGCCTTCTCCCAGACCCTCTGCAGGAGCCGTACTACCAGCCACCCTACACGCTCGTTTTGGAGCTCACTGGCGTCCTCTTGCATCCTGAGTGGTCG CTGGCCACTGGCTGGAGGTTTAAGAAGCGCCCAGGCATCGAGACCTTGTTCCAGCAGCTCGCCCCTTTATATGAAATTGTCATCTTTACGTCAGAGACTGGCATG ACTGCATTTCCACTCATTGATAGCGTGGACCCCCACGGCTTCATCTCCTACCGCCTATTCCGGGACGCCACAAGATACATGGATGGACACCATGTTAAG GACATTTCATGTCTGAATCGGGATCCAGCTCGAGTAGTAGTTGTGGACTGCAAGAAGGAAGCCTTCCGCCTACAGCCCTATAACGGCGTCGCCCTGCGGCCCTGGGACGGAAACTCTGATGACCGGGTCTTATTGGACCTGTCTGCCTTCCTTAAGA CCATTGCACTGAACGGTGTGGAGGATGTGCGAACTGTGCTGGAGCACTACGCCCTGGAGGATGATCCGCTGGCAGCTTTCAAGCAGCGGCAAAGCCGGCTAGAGCAG GAGGAGCAGCAGCGCCTGGCTGAGCTCTCCAAGTCCAACAAGCAGAACCTCTTCCTCGGCTCCCTCACCAGCCGCTTGTGGCCTCGCTCCAGACAGCCCTGA
- the LOC105495365 gene encoding delta-like protein 3 isoform X1 — protein MVSPRMSRLLSQTVILALIFIPQARPAGVFELQIHSFGPGPGPGAPRSPCSARGPCRLFFRVCLKPGLSEEAAESPCALGAALSARGPVYTEQPEAPGPDLPLPNGLLQVPFRDAWPGTFSLIIETWREELGDQIGGPAWSLLARVTRRRRLAAGGPWARDIQRAGAWELRFSYRARCELPAVGTACTRLCRPRSAPSRCGPGLRPCAPLEDECEAPPVCRAGCSLEHGFCEQPGECRCLEGWTGPLCTVPVSTSSCLGLRGPSSATTGCLVPGPGPCDGNPCANGGSCSETPGSFECTCPRGFYGLRCEVSGVTCADGPCFNGGLCVGGADPDSAYICHCPPGFQGSNCEKRVDRCGLQPCRNGGLCLDLGHALRCRCRAGFAGPRCEHDLDDCAGRACANGGTCVEGGGAHRCSCALGFGGRDCRERADPCAARPCAHGGRCYAHFSGLVCACAPGYMGARCEFPVHPDGVSALPAAPPGLRPGDPQRYLLPPALGLLVAAGVAGAALLLVHVRRRGHAQDAGSRLLAGTPEPSVHALPDALNNLRTQEGPGDVPSSSVDWNRPEDVDSRGIYVISAPSIYAREVAMPLFPPLHTGRAGQRQNLLFPYPSSILSVK, from the exons ATGGTCTCCCCAAGGATGTCTCGGCTCCTCTCCCAGACTGTGATCTTAGCGCTCATTTTCATCCCTCAG GCACGGCCCGCTGGCGTCTTCGAGCTGCAGATCCACTCTTTCGGGCCGGGTCCAGGCCCGGGGGCCCCGCGGTCCCCCTGCAGCGCCCGGGGCCCCTGCCGCCTCTTCTTCAGAGTCTGCCTGAAGCCTGGGCTCTCGGAGGAGGCCGCCGAGTCCCCGTGCGCCCTGGGCGCGGCGCTGAGTGCGCGCGGACCCGTCTACACCGAGCAGCCCGAAGCGCCCGGGCCTGATCTCCCACTGCCCAACGGCCTCTTGCAGGTGCCCTTTCGGGACGCCTGGCCT GGCACCTTCTCTCTCATCATTGAAACCTGGAGAGAGGAGTTAGGAGACCAGATTGGAG GGCCCGCCTGGAGCCTGCTGGCGCGCGTGACCAGACGGCGGCGCTTGGCAGCCGGAGGCCCGTGGGCCCGGGACATTCAGCGCGCAGGCGCCTGGGAGCTGCGCTTCTCCTACCGCGCGCGCTGCGAACTGCCTGCCGTCGGGACCGCGTGCACGCGCCTCTGCCGTCCGCGCAGCGCCCCCTCGCGGTGCGGCCCGGGACTGCGCCCCTGCGCACCGCTCGAGGACGAGTGTGAGGCGCCGC CGGTGTGCCGAGCCGGCTGCAGCCTCGAGCATGGTTTCTGTGAGCAGCCCGGTGAATGCCGATGCCTGGAGGGCTGGACTGGACCCCTCTGCACGGTCCCTGTCTCCACCAGCAGCTGCCTCGGCCTCAGGGGCCCGTCCTCTGCTACCACAGGATGCCTTGTCCCTGGACCTGGGCCCTGTGACGGGAACCCGTGTGCCAATGGGGGCAGCTGTAGT GAGACACCCGGGTCCTTTGAATGCACCTGCCCGCGTGGGTTCTACGGGCTCCGGTGTGAGGTGAGCGGGGTGACATGCGCGGATGGACCCTGCTTCAATGGCGGCTTGTGTGTCGGGGGTGCAGACCCTGACTCTGCCTACATCTGCCACTGCCCACCCGGTTTCCAAGGTTccaactgtgagaagagggtggACCGGTGCGGCCTGCAGCCATGCCGCAATG GCGGACTCTGCCTGGACCTGGGCCACGCCCTGCGCTGCCGCTGCCGTGCCGGCTTCGCGGGTCCGCGCTGCGAGCACGACCTCGACGACTGCGCGGGCCGCGCCTGCGCTAACGGCGGCACGTGTGTGGAGGGCGGCGGCGCGCACCGCTGCTCCTGCGCGCTGGGCTTTGGCGGCCGCGACTGCCGCGAGCGCGCGGATCCGTGCGCCGCGCGCCCCTGTGCTCACGGCGGCCGCTGCTACGCCCACTTTTCCGGCCTCGTCTGCGCCTGCGCGCCCGGCTACATGGGTGCGCGGTGTGAGTTCCCAGTGCACCCCGACGGCGTAAGCGCTTTGCCCGCGGCCCCGCCCGGCCTGAGGCCCGGGGACCCGCAGCGATACCTTTTGCCGCCGGCTCTGGGACTGTTGGTGGCCGCGGGCGTGGCTGGCGCTGCGCTCTTGCTGGTCCACGTGCGCCGCCGTGGCCACGCCCAGGATGCTGGGTCTCGCTTGCTGGCTGGGACCCCGGAGCCGTCAGTCCATGCACTCCCGGATGCACTCAACAACCTAAGGACGCAGGAGGGTCCCGGGGATGTCCCGAG CTCGTCCGTAGATTGGAATCGCCCTGAAGATGTAGACTCTCGAGGGATTTATGTCATATCTGCTCCTTCCATCTACGCTCGGGAGGTAGCGATGCCCCTTTTCCCCCCGCTACACACTGGGCGCGCTGGGCAGAGGCAGAACCTGCTTTTTCCCTACCCTTCCTCGATTCTGTCTGTGAAATGA
- the LOC105495365 gene encoding delta-like protein 3 isoform X2 encodes MVSPRMSRLLSQTVILALIFIPQARPAGVFELQIHSFGPGPGPGAPRSPCSARGPCRLFFRVCLKPGLSEEAAESPCALGAALSARGPVYTEQPEAPGPDLPLPNGLLQVPFRDAWPGTFSLIIETWREELGDQIGGPAWSLLARVTRRRRLAAGGPWARDIQRAGAWELRFSYRARCELPAVGTACTRLCRPRSAPSRCGPGLRPCAPLEDECEAPPVCRAGCSLEHGFCEQPGECRCLEGWTGPLCTVPVSTSSCLGLRGPSSATTGCLVPGPGPCDGNPCANGGSCSETPGSFECTCPRGFYGLRCEVSGVTCADGPCFNGGLCVGGADPDSAYICHCPPGFQGSNCEKRVDRCGLQPCRNGGLCLDLGHALRCRCRAGFAGPRCEHDLDDCAGRACANGGTCVEGGGAHRCSCALGFGGRDCRERADPCAARPCAHGGRCYAHFSGLVCACAPGYMGARCEFPVHPDGVSALPAAPPGLRPGDPQRYLLPPALGLLVAAGVAGAALLLVHVRRRGHAQDAGSRLLAGTPEPSVHALPDALNNLRTQEGPGDVPSSSVDWNRPEDVDSRGIYVISAPSIYAREA; translated from the exons ATGGTCTCCCCAAGGATGTCTCGGCTCCTCTCCCAGACTGTGATCTTAGCGCTCATTTTCATCCCTCAG GCACGGCCCGCTGGCGTCTTCGAGCTGCAGATCCACTCTTTCGGGCCGGGTCCAGGCCCGGGGGCCCCGCGGTCCCCCTGCAGCGCCCGGGGCCCCTGCCGCCTCTTCTTCAGAGTCTGCCTGAAGCCTGGGCTCTCGGAGGAGGCCGCCGAGTCCCCGTGCGCCCTGGGCGCGGCGCTGAGTGCGCGCGGACCCGTCTACACCGAGCAGCCCGAAGCGCCCGGGCCTGATCTCCCACTGCCCAACGGCCTCTTGCAGGTGCCCTTTCGGGACGCCTGGCCT GGCACCTTCTCTCTCATCATTGAAACCTGGAGAGAGGAGTTAGGAGACCAGATTGGAG GGCCCGCCTGGAGCCTGCTGGCGCGCGTGACCAGACGGCGGCGCTTGGCAGCCGGAGGCCCGTGGGCCCGGGACATTCAGCGCGCAGGCGCCTGGGAGCTGCGCTTCTCCTACCGCGCGCGCTGCGAACTGCCTGCCGTCGGGACCGCGTGCACGCGCCTCTGCCGTCCGCGCAGCGCCCCCTCGCGGTGCGGCCCGGGACTGCGCCCCTGCGCACCGCTCGAGGACGAGTGTGAGGCGCCGC CGGTGTGCCGAGCCGGCTGCAGCCTCGAGCATGGTTTCTGTGAGCAGCCCGGTGAATGCCGATGCCTGGAGGGCTGGACTGGACCCCTCTGCACGGTCCCTGTCTCCACCAGCAGCTGCCTCGGCCTCAGGGGCCCGTCCTCTGCTACCACAGGATGCCTTGTCCCTGGACCTGGGCCCTGTGACGGGAACCCGTGTGCCAATGGGGGCAGCTGTAGT GAGACACCCGGGTCCTTTGAATGCACCTGCCCGCGTGGGTTCTACGGGCTCCGGTGTGAGGTGAGCGGGGTGACATGCGCGGATGGACCCTGCTTCAATGGCGGCTTGTGTGTCGGGGGTGCAGACCCTGACTCTGCCTACATCTGCCACTGCCCACCCGGTTTCCAAGGTTccaactgtgagaagagggtggACCGGTGCGGCCTGCAGCCATGCCGCAATG GCGGACTCTGCCTGGACCTGGGCCACGCCCTGCGCTGCCGCTGCCGTGCCGGCTTCGCGGGTCCGCGCTGCGAGCACGACCTCGACGACTGCGCGGGCCGCGCCTGCGCTAACGGCGGCACGTGTGTGGAGGGCGGCGGCGCGCACCGCTGCTCCTGCGCGCTGGGCTTTGGCGGCCGCGACTGCCGCGAGCGCGCGGATCCGTGCGCCGCGCGCCCCTGTGCTCACGGCGGCCGCTGCTACGCCCACTTTTCCGGCCTCGTCTGCGCCTGCGCGCCCGGCTACATGGGTGCGCGGTGTGAGTTCCCAGTGCACCCCGACGGCGTAAGCGCTTTGCCCGCGGCCCCGCCCGGCCTGAGGCCCGGGGACCCGCAGCGATACCTTTTGCCGCCGGCTCTGGGACTGTTGGTGGCCGCGGGCGTGGCTGGCGCTGCGCTCTTGCTGGTCCACGTGCGCCGCCGTGGCCACGCCCAGGATGCTGGGTCTCGCTTGCTGGCTGGGACCCCGGAGCCGTCAGTCCATGCACTCCCGGATGCACTCAACAACCTAAGGACGCAGGAGGGTCCCGGGGATGTCCCGAG CTCGTCCGTAGATTGGAATCGCCCTGAAGATGTAGACTCTCGAGGGATTTATGTCATATCTGCTCCTTCCATCTACGCTCGGGAG GCCTGA